DNA from Krasilnikovia cinnamomea:
TCAGCACTTCGACGTCGTGTCCGCGCGCCGCCAGCGCGCCGGCCAGATTGAACGTCGTGCGGATCGTGCCGCCGATGCCGAACGCGTTGTTGATCAGAAACAGGATCTTCATTCCTGCGGGTGCCTCCCCGTTCGCCGAGGACACACGCTAGCGCCCATCGGCCACCTGTGTCGCACCGAGTTCGGTCCGTGATCGCCGGTGATAGATTCCCCGGTCGGATCTGGGGGTGCCGGCGCGACGGCGGACGGCAGCGGGGAGTCGGAGGTCAGGGTGCGGCTGAAGGTGACGCTGTGTGGTCTTGCGGTGGTCGTGGCGCTCGGGGCGTGCACGTCGTCCCCGCCGAAGCACCCCACCTTCGCGGGTGGCTCGTCCGCGCCGACCACCGCGGGTTCACCGCCGCCTTGGCAGGAGCCCGCCGCGTACGGATTCGTGGTCGAGCGGCGCTGCGCGCAGGGCCCGTCACTGGGCCGCTACCGCGTCGCGGTCCAGGACGGGCAGGTCGTGCGCACCGAACGGATCGACGGCCGGACCGCCGCGGGCGAGGAGGAGATCGAGGTGCCGTCGCTCGGTGAGCTGCTCACCCTGGCGCAGACCGCCGCGGACGACGGCGGCGCCGTCACCACCACGTTCGACCCGGCCGACGGGCACCCCACGGCGGTGAGTTTCAGCGTCTCGGGCCAGCAGGACGCCGACGGATCGTGCTTCCTCGTCTCCGAGTACGCGCCGGCGTCCTGACCCTGATCCTCGCTATTCGGGCAGGCGGGGACCGGCCGCCCGCTGGGTGGCCAGCCACGACTCCACGTCGTCGGCGGTACGCGGCAGGCCCGCGGACAGGTTCCGGCAGCCGTCGGCCGTGACCACCACGTCGTCCTCGATCCGGACGCCGATGCCGCGCAGCTCGTCGGGCACCAGGTCGTCCTCCGGCTGGAAGTACAGGCCCGGCTCCACGGTCAGCACGTACCCCTCGCCGAGCGGACCGTCGCGGTACGCCTGCTTGCGCGCCGCGTTGCAGTCGTGCACGTCGATGCCGAGCATGTGCCCGAAACCGTGCAGGGTCCAGCGGCGGTACACCGAGGACTGTTCCGACATGGCCTCGTCCACGCTGACCGGCAGCAGGCCCAGGTCGTGCAGGCCCTCGGCCAGGACCCGCATGCAGACCAGTTGCACGTCGTGGAACTTGACGCCCGGCCGGATGAAGTCCATCCCGGCCTGCTGCGAGGCCAGCACGATGTCGTACACCTGGCGCTGCAGCGGGGTGAAGGTGCCCGACACCGGCACGGTACGCGTCACGTCCGCGGTGTACAGGTTCCGGCCCTCCACCCCCATGTCCATCAGCAGCAGTTCGCCGGGGCGGGTGACGCCGTCGTTGCGGACCCAGTGCAGGATCGTCGCGTGCGCCCCCGCGCCCACGATGGAGCTGTAGCCGACGTCGTTGCCCTCGAACCGCGCCCGCAGCCCGAAGACCCCCTCCAGCAGCCGCTCCCGGACGCCCCGGTCGGCGGGCAGCACCCGGGCCACGTCCTCGAAGCCGCGGACCGTCGCGTCGACCGCCTGCTGCAGCTGGCCGATCTCCCACTCGTCCTTGACCAGTTTCAACTCGCTGATGACGTGGGCGAGCTCGCGGTCGCGCGGGGCGTCGGCGCCGGGCTCGTAGGCGAGGACGGCCCGGTCCACGTTGGGGTCCAGGCCGCGCAGCACCCGGGTACGGGCGGGCGCGCAGTCCGCCAGGGCCCGGCCGAGCTCGCCGTACGGCGCGGTCTCGATGCCCAGCTCCGTCGACTTCTCGGCGAGGGTGGGACGGCGCCCGACCCACAGTTCGCCGTCGCGGCTGCGGAAGAACTCGTCGTTGTCCCGCGACGAACGCTGGCGCGAGTACAGCACCGCGTCGTGGCCCGAGCCGCTCGGGCGCAGCACCAGCACCCCGTTCGGGCCGTGGTCACCGGTGAGGTAGAAGAAGTCGCTGCCGGGCCGGAAGTGGAAGTCCGTGTCGTTGGCCCGGACCTTCTCCACGCCCGTCGGGATCACCAGGGTCTCGCCCGGGAACGCCTCGGACAGGGCGTTGCGGCGCTTGGCGTAGTTCGGCGCCTCGGGCAGCGGTGTCACGGTGCGTGAGTCGTCTCGCCACCCGCCGCGCATGAACTGCAGGAACGCCTCCGGGAAATCTGGGTCATGCGACTCCGTCTTGGCCTGCGTGGTGCCGTCGCTCTGCTCGGCCATGCCTCATCCTCCCGTCGGTTCGGTAGCCGACGTTACCGCCTCGCGTCGGGAAACAGTGGGTGACCGTTTGCGGCAATTCAAAGCTCCCAGAGCGGGATATACAGTGCGCTAAGCGGTTTTCACCCCGCCGGGCCGCAAGGCTGACCACACGGCCGCTCGCGACGTCGAAAGGTGCGACATGGGCTACTCGGTGGTGCTCGGCGAGGCGCTGATGGATCTGCTGGAGACCGAGCGCGACGGCGAGGTCACCTACCGCCCGGCGATCGGCGGAGCCCCGCTGAACGTTGCGGTCGGCGTCGCCCGGCTCGGCGGCCACGCCGAGTACGTCGGCACGCTGGGCGGCGACACGCTGGGGGACCGGATCGCCGATTTCCTGCGTACGGCCGGGGTCGGGGTCCGGGGGGTGCGGCGCGTGCCGGTGCCCACGACGCTGGCCCTGACCACCTTCGACGGCGCCGAACCCACCTTCACCTTCTACGGCGAGCCCCCCTCGTACGCGCTGCTCGAACCCGGCGACCTCGACGCCGAACTCGTCGCCGGAGCGGCCGTGCTCTACACCGGCTCGATCGCGTTGCTGCGCGAGCCGTTCCGGGCCGCCGCCCGCGCCGCCTGGGCGACGCCCGGCCCGATCCGCGTCTTCGACCCGAACGTGCGCCCCACGCTGCTGCCCGGCCCCGCCGCGGTGGCGGCCCTGCGCGAGCTGACCGACGAGTTCATCGCCACGGCCGACCTGGTCAAACTCAGCGCCGCCGACGCGCGCCTGCTGTACGACGGGGCGGAGCCCGCCGCGGCCGCCGAGCGGATCCGGCGGCTGGGCGCGGCCGCGGTCGTGGTGACCGCCGGTGCGGCGGGCGCCCACGTGGCAACGGCGGACGGCGCGACGACGCTGCCGGCCCCGGCGGTGTCCGCGGTCGACGCGACCGGGGCGGGCGACTCGGTGATGGCGGCACTCGTCCGGCGCCTGCTGGCCGAGGGCACGCCCGCCGACCTGGCCGACTGGCTGCGCCACGTACGTTTCGCGCTGGCCGTGGCGGGCCTGGTCTGTGAGCGGCCCGGCGGCGCGGTGGCGATGCCCGCCCCGGACGAACTCACCCGTCGCTGGGGCGACCTGCCCTGACCGTGGCCCCTCCCGGCGGCGTGGCCGCGGCGCGAACTTGAGGAGTTCGGGTTCGGAGCGGACCCGAACCCTTCAAGGTCCGGGCCGCTGCCCTCGCTCGGCTGCTTCGATGCGTCGGCTGTGGCTCGGGCGACCGGCGGTGTGGGGCGCCGGCTGTGCTCAGGCGCCCTGGGCCTTGGCGATGAAGCGTTGACGGTCCAGGAGGACCCGCTCGACCCGGACCTCGGCGACGATCTCCTCGCCGTCGCGCACGACCACCTCGAAGCCGAGCTTGCGGCCGTCCACCTTCGCCAGGGTGGCGAGCGCGGTGATCCGGCGGCCGACCGGCGTGGGGGCGAGGTGCTCGACCTCCGCGCGCGTACCGACCGTGGTCACCCCGCCGGGCATCTGGCGCGCGGTCGCCGCGACCGTCGCGGTCTCGGCCAGCGAGAGGACGCGCGGAGTGCCCAGCACGGGCACGTCGCCGGAGCCGAGGGCCTGGGCGGTGTCGGCATCGGTGACGGTCAACTCCACCCGGGCGGTGAGACCGGGGGCGAACTCCGGAAGCTCCATCGGCTCAGCTTAAGGTGCGACGGATCGCCGCCCGTACACGTCATCCGGGGCGGCGGCCGCGGCCTGGCGGCCACGCTCGGCGAGTTGCGCCGCGAGGGCCCACGCCTCGTGCAGATCCCGGTCGCGGGCGGCCGCGCCCCGCCCGCCCGCGGTGTCCGCGTGCACCGTGGCGAGTCCCAGCAGCCGCTGCACCGGACCCTGCACCACCCGGACGCTCTGCAGCCGCGCGTACGGCACGAGCTGCAGCTCGTGGGTCAGCCGCCCCCACCGGGTGACGAAGCCACCGGGCGCCAGCCCGGCCCCCAGGTACCGCAGCGTGAACGGGTGCAGCCACCGGGCCCGCGCGGGCGGCGCCGTCACCGGCATCGCCAGCAGATCCGCGCCGGGCAGCACCTCCCACACCACCGCGCGGGCGGTGGCCAGGTCACCGACCGGCATCAGCCGGTCCGAACCGGTGTCGTCGCGCTCCTGCGGGCCCGCGAACCCGGCCACGTCCAGGCGCAGGTGCAGCCAGCCCTTCGCCCGCCACAGCAGCGGCCAGGTGGCGCTGACGGACTGCACCCGGTGCAACGGCACGATCTGGCTGCGCGTCTCCACCAGTCCCTGACGGACGGCGAGCCGGCCCTCGGCGTCGCGGCCCAGCCGGAACGCCCAGTCCCGCAGGATCCGCCGGACCGGCTGCAGGAGCACCCCGACCATCGCCGTGACCGTGCTGGCGATGCCGACGAACGTCCAGCTGCCGTCGAGGACGAACTGCAGGGTGACGCCCGTGATGCCGATCGGCAGGAGCAGCGCCTGCGGGGTGAGCAGCTGGCTGACGATCAGGTCGGTGTTGTCGACCGCCAGCAGGGGCCGCGCCGTGGCGGCGACCGTACGGTCCGGCGCCGCGGCGGACGAGGGGGCGTGGCCGGCCAGGGCGAGCAGGCGTTGGCGCAGGGCGGTGGCGTCCCGGACCGTCAGGTACGCCAGCGGCGCCTCCGTCTTGCCCCCGCCGACCACCTCCAGCCGCAACTCGGCCAGGCCGGTGAGCTGGGCCAGCAGCGGGCGGCGCAGCTCGACGGACTGCAGGCGCTCCAGCGGGATGGCCCGGTTGCGCCGCCACAGCAGCCCGTCGGCGATGCGCAGCTCGCGCCCCACCACGTGGTAGCCGGTGTTGAGCCAGCTGACCACCGACAGGACCACCGCGCCGACGGCCAGGACGGCCACCACGATGGCGAAGCGTTCCGGGCCCACCTGCGACAGCGTCTGCCAGCTCAGCGCGGCCACGATCACGGTGAGCGACTTGGCGCCGTGCAGCAGCGGGCTCAGCGGATGCAGCCGCCGGCGCGGCTCCGGCACCGGGGGTGACCCGTCGGACGGCAGCCCAGGCGGTCGACCGGAGCCGTCCGGTTCCGCGCGCTGGGCCTGCTGAGCGGGCTCGTCCGCCGGGGGCGGCCCGGCGGGCAGGGAGGCGTCAGCGGTGGTCACAGGCCCTCGGCCCGATCCTCGCCCAGCGCGGTGAGCCGGTCGCGCAGCCGGGCGGCCTCCTCGGGCGGCAGGCCGGGCACCCGGGCGTCGCTGGCGGCCGCCGCGGTGTGCAGCTGCACCGTCGCGAGATTGAACGCCCGCTCCAGCGGACCGGCGGTGACATCGACGTACTGCATGCGGGAGTACGGGACGATGGACAGCCGGCGCACCAGCAGGCCGTGCCGTACCAGCAGGTCGTTGTCGCGTTCGGCGTATCCCCAGGCGCGGACGGCCCGGACGGTCGTGATCGAGCGCCAGATCGCGTACACCACGACGACCGCCATACCGGCCAGCCACCACGAGTGCCCGGTGAGCAGCCGTCCGACGAGCAGGCCCAGCAGCACCACGGCCGCGAACGCGCCCCGGGAGATCAGTTCCACAGTGATCAGCCGCGGCGAAATCTGGCGCCAGGCGACGGTGTCGGGCCACGGCTCCAGCGGGTCGGTCGCGGGCGAGGGTTCGGCGACGGGCGGAGGTCCGGCGACGGGCGAGGGTTCGGCGACGGGCGGAGGTCCGGCGACGGGCGAGGGCTCGGCGACGGGCGAGGGTTCGGCCACGCTTCGAGCCTAGGAGATCGCCGCACCGGGCGGCGACGGTGCGATCCGCTCCGAGTAGGGCTCGACTTCGCGCAGGAGGCGGCGGGCGCTGAGGAAGTCACCCAGCGATTCCCGGTGCTCGGCGCAGGCCAGCCACGTCTTGCGCCGCTGCGGCTCGTGCAGCTTGGGGTTGTTCCACCGCAGCTGCCAGACGGCGGGCGCACGGCAGCCCTTGGCGGAGCACTGGGGGGTCAGATCCTCGACCACGTCCGCAAGCCTACGCGGGCGCATGCGTGCGCAGGTATGGCGTGCGCAGGTATGGCGTGCGCAGGTATGGCGTGCGCAGGTATGGCGTGCGCAGGTATGGCGTGCGCAGGTATGGCGTGCGCAGGTATGGCGTGCGCAGGTATGGCGTGCGCAGGTATGGCGTGCGCAGGTATGGCGTGCGGAGGTAGGAGAGATGAGCGCCGGGCGACCACGGGGGAAGTCGCCCGGCGACGCGCTGAATGTTACACGCTCCCAGTCCCCCGCCGTCCACCCCTGCGCGGTGCCCGATCCGGCGGATCGCGCAGAAAGATCGAATCGTGGCGGTCGCTGTCCGGCGCCCGGCGGGTAATGCGGCTCTGCCCCGACGGTTTTCCGCATGGTCGTGTAAGTCTTGAGCGTCGGCACCCGCGCCGACGCCGAACCGCTGTGGAGGACCGGTGGCCCAGCCGACCACGCCCGATACCGAGACCGTCTCCGACGCCGGGGCCCCCGTACCGCCCGCGCACGACGCGACGCAGCTCGAACGGGCCATGTTCGAGGTCAAGCGCGTCATCGTGGGCCAGGACCGGATGGTCGAGCGGATGTTCGTCGCCCTGCTGGCGCGCGGCCACTGCCTGCTCGAAGGCGTACCCGGGGTCGCCAAGACCCTCGCGGTGGAGACCCTCGCGAAGGTCGTCGGCGGCAGCTTCTCCCGGGTGCAGTTCACCCCCGACCTGGTGCCCGCGGACATCATCGGCACCCGCATCTACCGGCAGTCCAGCGAGAAGTTCGACGTCGAACTCGGGCCGGTGTTCGTCAACTTCCTGCTGGCCGACGAGATCAACCGGGCGCCTGCCAAGGTGCAGTCCGCACTGCTCGAGGTCATGGCCGAACACCAGGTCTCCATCGGCGGGCAGACCCACGAGGTGCCCGACCCGTTCCTGGTCATGGCCACCCAGAACCCCATCGAGCAGGAGGGCGTGTACCCGCTGCCCGAGGCGCAGCGCGACCGCTTCCTTATGAAGATCCTCGTCGGGTATCCGACTGATGCCGAGGAACGCGAGATCGTCTACCGGATGGGGGTGCGCGCGCCCGAACCCAAACCGGTGTTCACCCCGGCCGACCTGCTGGCCCTGCAGGGCCGCGCCGACCAGGTGTTCGTGCACAACGCCCTGGTGGACTACGCGGTCCGGCTGGTGCTGGCCACCCGGGCGCCCGCCCAGCACGGGATGCCGGACGTCGCCCAGCTCATCCAGTACGGTGCCAGCCCGCGCGCCTCGCTCGGCGTCGTCCGGGCGACCCGGGCCCTGGCACTGCTGCGCGGCCGCGACTACGCCCTGCCCCAGGACCTGCAGGACATCGCCCCGGACATCCTGCGGCACCGGCTCGTGCTCAGCTACGACGCCCTGGCCGACGACATCCCGGCCGACCACATCGTCGCCCGGATCATGCAGAGCGTGCCGGTGCCGTCCGTGGCGTCGCGCCAGGGCACCACCCCGAACGGTCAGCCCACCAGCGGCGTCCCGGGCGGCGGGTACGACGCCCCGGCGCACCAGCACCACCCGGTCGCCTGGCCGGGGCAGCCGTGACGCAGGCCGGGACCGCACCACCCGGGGCCGACGACGGCACCGCCCGGGCCGAGGCCGTGCTGTCCCGCCTGCAACTGCTGGTCACCCGCAAGCTCGACGGCCTGCTTCAGGGCGACTACGCCGGCCTGCTGCCCGGCCCTGGCAGCGAGGCGGGGGAGTCCCGGGAGTACCGCCCCGGCGACGACGTACGCCGCATGGACTGGCCGGTGACCGCCCGGACCACCACCCCGCACGTGCGGCGCACGGTCGCCGACCGGGAACTGGAGACCTGGCTCGCGGTGGACCTGTCGGCCAGCGTCGACTTCGGCACCGCCCGCTGGCTCAAACGCGACCTGGTGATCGCCGCGGCCGCCGCGATGGCCCACCTCACCGTGCGGGGCGGCAACCGGATCGGCGCGGTCGTCGGCACCGGCTCGGGCGTCCCGGCATCCACCGGGTCGCGCGGGTGGCGGCGCCGCCGCGACACCACGCCACCGGCCGAGCCGACCCCGCCGTCGATGGTGCGGCTGCCCGCCCGGCCCGGGCGCAAGGAGGCGCAGG
Protein-coding regions in this window:
- a CDS encoding DUF6174 domain-containing protein codes for the protein MRLKVTLCGLAVVVALGACTSSPPKHPTFAGGSSAPTTAGSPPPWQEPAAYGFVVERRCAQGPSLGRYRVAVQDGQVVRTERIDGRTAAGEEEIEVPSLGELLTLAQTAADDGGAVTTTFDPADGHPTAVSFSVSGQQDADGSCFLVSEYAPAS
- a CDS encoding aminopeptidase P family protein, whose product is MAEQSDGTTQAKTESHDPDFPEAFLQFMRGGWRDDSRTVTPLPEAPNYAKRRNALSEAFPGETLVIPTGVEKVRANDTDFHFRPGSDFFYLTGDHGPNGVLVLRPSGSGHDAVLYSRQRSSRDNDEFFRSRDGELWVGRRPTLAEKSTELGIETAPYGELGRALADCAPARTRVLRGLDPNVDRAVLAYEPGADAPRDRELAHVISELKLVKDEWEIGQLQQAVDATVRGFEDVARVLPADRGVRERLLEGVFGLRARFEGNDVGYSSIVGAGAHATILHWVRNDGVTRPGELLLMDMGVEGRNLYTADVTRTVPVSGTFTPLQRQVYDIVLASQQAGMDFIRPGVKFHDVQLVCMRVLAEGLHDLGLLPVSVDEAMSEQSSVYRRWTLHGFGHMLGIDVHDCNAARKQAYRDGPLGEGYVLTVEPGLYFQPEDDLVPDELRGIGVRIEDDVVVTADGCRNLSAGLPRTADDVESWLATQRAAGPRLPE
- a CDS encoding PfkB family carbohydrate kinase produces the protein MGYSVVLGEALMDLLETERDGEVTYRPAIGGAPLNVAVGVARLGGHAEYVGTLGGDTLGDRIADFLRTAGVGVRGVRRVPVPTTLALTTFDGAEPTFTFYGEPPSYALLEPGDLDAELVAGAAVLYTGSIALLREPFRAAARAAWATPGPIRVFDPNVRPTLLPGPAAVAALRELTDEFIATADLVKLSAADARLLYDGAEPAAAAERIRRLGAAAVVVTAGAAGAHVATADGATTLPAPAVSAVDATGAGDSVMAALVRRLLAEGTPADLADWLRHVRFALAVAGLVCERPGGAVAMPAPDELTRRWGDLP
- a CDS encoding thioesterase family protein, which encodes MELPEFAPGLTARVELTVTDADTAQALGSGDVPVLGTPRVLSLAETATVAATARQMPGGVTTVGTRAEVEHLAPTPVGRRITALATLAKVDGRKLGFEVVVRDGEEIVAEVRVERVLLDRQRFIAKAQGA
- a CDS encoding PH domain-containing protein codes for the protein MTTADASLPAGPPPADEPAQQAQRAEPDGSGRPPGLPSDGSPPVPEPRRRLHPLSPLLHGAKSLTVIVAALSWQTLSQVGPERFAIVVAVLAVGAVVLSVVSWLNTGYHVVGRELRIADGLLWRRNRAIPLERLQSVELRRPLLAQLTGLAELRLEVVGGGKTEAPLAYLTVRDATALRQRLLALAGHAPSSAAAPDRTVAATARPLLAVDNTDLIVSQLLTPQALLLPIGITGVTLQFVLDGSWTFVGIASTVTAMVGVLLQPVRRILRDWAFRLGRDAEGRLAVRQGLVETRSQIVPLHRVQSVSATWPLLWRAKGWLHLRLDVAGFAGPQERDDTGSDRLMPVGDLATARAVVWEVLPGADLLAMPVTAPPARARWLHPFTLRYLGAGLAPGGFVTRWGRLTHELQLVPYARLQSVRVVQGPVQRLLGLATVHADTAGGRGAAARDRDLHEAWALAAQLAERGRQAAAAAPDDVYGRRSVAP
- a CDS encoding PH domain-containing protein, whose product is MEPWPDTVAWRQISPRLITVELISRGAFAAVVLLGLLVGRLLTGHSWWLAGMAVVVVYAIWRSITTVRAVRAWGYAERDNDLLVRHGLLVRRLSIVPYSRMQYVDVTAGPLERAFNLATVQLHTAAAASDARVPGLPPEEAARLRDRLTALGEDRAEGL
- a CDS encoding AAA family ATPase, whose protein sequence is MAQPTTPDTETVSDAGAPVPPAHDATQLERAMFEVKRVIVGQDRMVERMFVALLARGHCLLEGVPGVAKTLAVETLAKVVGGSFSRVQFTPDLVPADIIGTRIYRQSSEKFDVELGPVFVNFLLADEINRAPAKVQSALLEVMAEHQVSIGGQTHEVPDPFLVMATQNPIEQEGVYPLPEAQRDRFLMKILVGYPTDAEEREIVYRMGVRAPEPKPVFTPADLLALQGRADQVFVHNALVDYAVRLVLATRAPAQHGMPDVAQLIQYGASPRASLGVVRATRALALLRGRDYALPQDLQDIAPDILRHRLVLSYDALADDIPADHIVARIMQSVPVPSVASRQGTTPNGQPTSGVPGGGYDAPAHQHHPVAWPGQP
- a CDS encoding DUF58 domain-containing protein, with product MTQAGTAPPGADDGTARAEAVLSRLQLLVTRKLDGLLQGDYAGLLPGPGSEAGESREYRPGDDVRRMDWPVTARTTTPHVRRTVADRELETWLAVDLSASVDFGTARWLKRDLVIAAAAAMAHLTVRGGNRIGAVVGTGSGVPASTGSRGWRRRRDTTPPAEPTPPSMVRLPARPGRKEAQGLLRAIARTSIRPGRADLGALVDMLNRPPRRRGVAVVISDFLAPVEGWARPVRKLGVRHDVLAIEVVDPRELELPDVGVLTLADPETGALHEVQTADPALRRRYAEAAGEQRAVIARALRAAGAAHLRLRTDTDWLLDMVRFVAAQRHARTRGTTR